The genomic DNA GCCTCGTTTGCTAGAAGAAGTAAAAACTGCGTATTTTTTACACACTCCGAATAAAGCCGCTTGGAATCCGGACATGACAAAAGAATCCGAAAAGGAGCAATATATGAAAACAAGGTAAGGAAATTAACCATACTTTTATGAGTAATTTGCGCCCTTCGGGGAGCATTTAAGGTCATTTCTACGTCTTCTATCATCCAAATATGTCAAATTGTATGTAAAGATCGACGCTAGGGCTTGTGCGGGTCGAAAATCTTACCCTTAATCGTAAGTTATTGGAGTCCTTGTCAATGTCCCTTAATCTGAACCATACTCGCTCCTATCAGATTCATTCTTTCTTGCCATGCCGAAGTTTGTTAGCTTTATATTAGTAAACTACTATGTCAAAGTTAGTGCTATTTTTGCTGTGACGCTAAAATCGAATAGGAACCTGGTTTCTTTCAAGTGAACGAGTGCtgaatatttgttaattatcCAATGAAAGTCAAAAAATCTACTTTATACTAGAGGATAAATGATAAGAAGTCTAATAGTTGGAAAGTGGTCTACATATACCCTGCAATAATAATGTCTTACTGGTCTGCCCCCGTATTATCCTCTCCAGATGTCACGTAAGCTGACGTAAGCTACTGCGTTAATGCCATTTAAATGTTTACCAACGCTAACGTAAATTGAAAGTCAAACATTTCGTTTGAGTGCCAAATTTTAAGCTCCCccaaactaaaagaaaaacaaccacAGACACGACTCGACATATTTCTCAAGTGCTTAATGTTATCAGTAATGACGATGACACGATACCGCAGCTGGAGAATGTTTTTGGCAGAACATTCATTGCTTGCCCCTTTGATTCCCTTGGAAAGGTAATTTTAAGACTCTTTccggaaaataaagaaaacggaTGAAGTATAGCAGGGTAATGTTATTTCAACCGCTAGGTTTTTTGATCGTATTTATCGAAAGGAAGCTTGGATTGGCTCTCTAAAAACCGATAAAGGGATGAAGGTTTAGCGGTGAGAAACTGTCGGCAACGTTAACGAGATAAATAGAAGGATAGAAATTCTTGGGTAAAGTAGGTAATGTCCTACGAACTGTCTTGTTGTTATCATTTGCAGATCGTCTGCAGGGCAGGTAGGAGTTCCAGGCCCTTGAGGTTTTAGGCCTAAGACCTTCTTCCTGTTTTTACAAGTGATTAAATAGGTGTTTAACTGAGCAATTTGGGAAATTTTGCCTAAATTTAGTAACTTCGTTTTAATCGCCTCCCTCTCTCACTGCTCTGTGGCTATCATCGTCCCTTATTGGTTTTTTAGTGAACCTTGtgggatttttttccttctttcaggAGAGTACGATGCGTCAGCTGGCATGCATGTTTGTAAATTCTATGAGATATTTTTGAGATAACGCTGCGATTTATTGACAACTAACTAATCGCATCGATTTTTTGCCGAGAAAATAATCTTTGGTATTTACCCTTACAAATCCGTCTGCACAGAATCGGTCCATTTATGCGCTAAGTAAATGGCAGCTTAAGAGGATTCGCGTCGATTAGGCTTCGTAATCTTAGTTGGACTTACAAACGCGAAGTATAGTCTGGCAAAAGTCCCGAGGTCGATGAAGTTGATACAAACTGATTGGATTATGGTGATAATGCTGGCACATTAACAGCCTCCTGGTTAGTAATTATTTCCCTGTTAGGTGTACAAGGGGCGCGGGTCAGTCGGGTATTGATTGGACgagattaatttggttttgtttcggGCAAGTGGACTTAGACGAAGGCACAGAGTTGTGATCACTCACGAGGGTGGACGCATACTGAGGCATGATTGACATGATTGTTAGTGTTTTAGCATATCTTTGAGACCAAAATTAAATGATCGATATCTTATTTCCCAGACTGAAGTCCTCAGACACACCAGAACAACATCTCGatcaaaaaaaaactcttttactTCATAGGTACCGCCCCTACGACCCATCCCCTGAGGTTCTTAAGCGAAAGACTGACGCTGCTCTTGCTCTGTTGGAAAAGCTGAAAGAAACCAAGGTGGACGAAAGGAAGCTGAAAGCTCGGGAGGCTAAAGCTTTGTGGCAGGTATGAATAGAAATCTTAATTGGACCATCCTCTTTTGTTCTAAGGTCAGTATGAAGGAGCTTTATCTCATACAATATGGGTAAAGACTTTCTCAATTTCTGAGCACAAGTTCTGCGAGGCCCGCTAATGATCATTGAAGATACTAAAAGGGAGACGGTATAGTGATAAGAGACAAATGGCTGTTAACCAGTTTGATAGGTTGAGATATTTTCGAAAGCTGTTTCTCTCAGCTTTTCGATGCTAGGAATTTTCAAGTTCTTCTCTTAAATTTCTGTGACAGAATCCTTTCCACCCCTAAAGGGCTTGCTATGGGTTATCTGACTCGCTTTTGTTGGTGCTGTCATGTCAACAGGCAAAGCATTTCCTTCAGCACGTGTTTGGTTCGCCGTTTGATGTCAACTATTATGCAGGTGATTGGCTAATGGGACCAAACTACTTCTGCTGGCAGCCAATCTGCAGCGTGCCGTATGACTTGAATTCTTTTGCTTGGTACGTCAAGCCACGTTCCTACAACGATGTACAACTTGTGATTGACATCATCATGATGCACAAGAATACGTTTGATCAGTACAGGTGGGTGAAAGAAATGGTTTTGTTGCCTGTGTAACAGACGCTCGGCGAGGAGGCGAGTGTCACGCTCGTGAGAGAGCAGACACGCGGGATTACCGCGCCGTCGCGCGCGTTTTTCTTGCTCGCGCTCGACAGTCTAAACTACTCGCACTAGCTGAGATCTGGTTTTCGACACTTTTCTTTCtggtagttaaaaaaaatcttcaagatCGAAGAGCCTGCTTGTAAACCTCACTGTTGCACTGAAAAATTTCGTGGAGCTCAAAATCAATTTCAGAAGCTTTGAAGACAGTTTCACTGATTAATTTATGTTCCCTTCAGTTTTGCGTGAAACAACTCTCGTCATGCAATACGTTTCTTCAAGAGAAATAAGACCCATGCCAACTGCCTTTTGAACAGCGTAGCTATAATCTTATATTCGCTTCCCCCAAGTCATGTGACCTGTATCCAACTTGACATCAACAGAAATAACATTGCCATGGGAGTCAAAGCAGGTATGGTTCGATCGGACATTGATTGTAGGGCGGGTCTTGACGCTATCAAAGAAACCTATCCCAAAATAGCACAGAGCAATGCCTCTACAGGCGTATTACACGAGTGGTACGTCGCACAGTATCTCAAGTCTCAGTACCTGGAGAGGTTGAACTCGAAAGTGGATGATCTATGGAAAACCAAACACTCTGGTCAGAGTGTGCAAGAAGCTATTAAAGAGGCCTTGGTGAAGGGTTTTGGCGAACCAGTTCTCAGCCTAATTCATTATCTTGAATATGAACATAGCCGTCATTGCCTGCCGATAAAAGTGGCCAGCGGACTTGCTAATTTGCCCGTCGATTACGTGTACACCGATGGTGTTCCGGATGttaagaataaaacaaagaaagttcTTCCAGGTACTGCACGGGAGTTGAATGGCACTAAAACGTACAGTATGATTTTATCATACTTCACAACGACTAACATTTCAGCGGAAACCATATACCAGGAGGGAAGAAAACAACTCAAAACCCTCATGCCCCAGGTTGGTCTCTTCTGTTTTGGTGCAAGAAGTAAAATATTTGTGTGTTTAAGAACCCTTTTTTTCTCACATGAAGACGCAGACTGGTTTTTCACGAGACTTGAGGTTCTGTACAATCAAGACATGTGTCCATTGATAATCGATGGTGGACATTGGATCATCGACCGTTGATCATTGATTAGTGACAATTGATAGTTGATAGTTTATATTTGATAATAGACAGTTGATAATTGATaatgatttaaattaaaaactgtgaTGATTGATATAATTGTTATTTATCAGATATTTCTTCCATATTGTTTTAGGTCTATAAAATTGCAAAACGTCTGACTGGCAGGAATAAGAGATCCAAAGCAATCGAAGAATTTAAAATTCTCCTAAATGGTCCCGAACAGTGGCACAATTCTGCACCATTTCCGGCGAATGAAAGTGACGAGCGTGCGCACCAAGCTTGTCGCGACCCAGACTCTGCAAAAAAGAATTGTCCTCGGCGCTGGGCGGCCGTTGTGAAATGGGGCGAATACATAAATGAAGTAATGAGTATGATAGCTCCCAAGATTCGATCGATGTTTTACTTTAGTGGTCCCAAGATCACGGCGCCTAACTGCCCAATACAGATGTGGCCGCATTACAACCCCTCTAACGGCGCCATGTATTTCCGGTCAAGCG from Pocillopora verrucosa isolate sample1 chromosome 2, ASM3666991v2, whole genome shotgun sequence includes the following:
- the LOC131790767 gene encoding uncharacterized protein; the encoded protein is MEPKRKEGIIICNNAVLFVFGLLSLIIGIVMVFVGAAKIHSADEDCSTQAPSTAESIASPQSPSCDFSSEAVGVGLPRLLEEVKTAYFLHTPNKAAWNPDMTKESEKEQYMKTRYRPYDPSPEVLKRKTDAALALLEKLKETKVDERKLKAREAKALWQAKHFLQHVFGSPFDVNYYAGDWLMGPNYFCWQPICSVPYDLNSFAWYVKPRSYNDVQLVIDIIMMHKNTFDQYRNNIAMGVKAGMVRSDIDCRAGLDAIKETYPKIAQSNASTGVLHEWYVAQYLKSQYLERLNSKVDDLWKTKHSGQSVQEAIKEALVKGFGEPVLSLIHYLEYEHSRHCLPIKVASGLANLPVDYVYTDGVPDVKNKTKKVLPGTARELNGTKTYSMILSYFTTTNISAETIYQEGRKQLKTLMPQVYKIAKRLTGRNKRSKAIEEFKILLNGPEQWHNSAPFPANESDERAHQACRDPDSAKKNCPRRWAAVVKWGEYINEVMSMIAPKIRSMFYFSGPKITAPNCPIQMWPHYNPSNGAMYFRSSDSNCTTPCHFGLPFFLKEYGPKFQEWSVIGHESRPGHHTQMQGLVEHFRDRCGGVPRWLDKQTSYVAFQEGWALYAESPLLSHDAGLYEENFLQLYGMIKWQVWRAVRLVVDTGLHYRGMTRSEALKYFENSTWDTTDFAVKEVTRYQSVPGQATAYMLGKLALMDMRTKVEKELKKSFNLRDFHYHLLSQGSAPLGYLQNHIDKYIDCEKKKIEPKYCADILRYSDELSDEEQVSKKEIEFEEKQPPKPPHRSYV